In Cyprinus carpio isolate SPL01 chromosome B16, ASM1834038v1, whole genome shotgun sequence, the following are encoded in one genomic region:
- the LOC109057785 gene encoding apolipoprotein A-IV-like isoform X1, with protein MKVLVVLALAVFTGCQANLFSADEPKPQLEQLTDTFWSYVAKATQTAEETVNMIRSSQLGQEVNARLTQSADMASEYAVTLKKQMDPLTEELMTKITKEAEVLKERLGQDLISVRDQLEPYADNLKSQIQQRVEELRTAMAPYADSLDSETLKATLLQKSEELRGNLEQSVKDLQAQMEPYTAEIKEKVDQHLQEFQKTVTPLTEDLQAQIREKAQMVHQSLTPYAEDLKGKLDPYAQDLQAQLTSLYESFVKRN; from the exons ATGAAGGTTCTTGTGGTGCTTGCACTTGCTGTATTTACAG GCTGCCAGGCCAACCTCTTCAGTGCTGATGAGCCCAAGCCACAGCTGGAGCAGCTGACAGATACTTTCTGGAGCTATGTTGCGAAGGCAACACAAACCGCAGAGGAAACCGTCAATATGATCAGGTCTTCCCAGCTGGGACAGGAAGTCAA TGCCAGACTGACCCAGAGTGCCGATATGGCCAGTGAATATGCTGTCACCCTCAAGAAACAGATGGATCCTCTGACTGAAGAGCTGATGACCAAAATCACCAAGGAGGCTGAAGTGTTGAAAGAGCGTCTGGGCCAGGACCTGATCAGCGTGAGAGACCAACTGGAGCCCTATGCTGACAACCTCAAGAGCCAGATCCAGCAGAGAGTGGAGGAGCTCAGGACGGCCATGGCTCCATATGCTGACTCCCTGGATTCTGAGACCCTGAAGGCCACTCTGCTCCAGAAGAGCGAGGAGCTGAGAGGAAACCTGGAGCAGAGCGTGAAGGACCTGCAGGCTCAGATGGAGCCCTACACTGCTGAGATCAAGGAGAAAGTGGATCAACATCTGCAGGAGTTCCAGAAGACCGTGACCCCCCTGACTGAGGACCTGCAGGCCCAGATTAGAGAGAAAGCCCAGATGGTCCATCAGAGTCTCACACCCTACGCTGAAGACCTGAAGGGAAAGCTGGATCCCTACGCACAGGACCTGCAGGCCCAGCTCACCTCCCTGTACGAATCCTTCGTCAAGAGAAATTAG
- the LOC109057785 gene encoding apolipoprotein A-IV-like isoform X2: MKVLAVLALAVFIGCQANLSNAEKPNPHLEHLITAFWNYIAKAVHPSDETSHVMRTSQLGQEVNARLTQSADMASEYAVTLKKQMDPLTEELMTKITKEAEVLKERLGQDLISVRDQLEPYADNLKSQIQQRVEELRTAMAPYADSLDSETLKATLLQKSEELRGNLEQSVKDLQAQMEPYTAEIKEKVDQHLQEFQKTVTPLTEDLQAQIREKAQMVHQSLTPYAEDLKGKLDPYAQDLQAQLTSLYESFVKRN; encoded by the exons ATGAAGGTTCTTGCGGTTCTTGCATTGGCTGTTTTTATAG GTTGCCAAGCCAATTTATCTAATGCAGAGAAGCCCAATCCACATCTTGAACACTTAATAACTGCATTCTGGAACTACATTGCCAAAGCAGTACATCCCTCTGATGAAACATCCCATGTGATGAGAACATCCCAGCTGGGACAGGAAGTCAA TGCCAGACTGACCCAGAGTGCCGATATGGCCAGTGAATATGCTGTCACCCTCAAGAAACAGATGGATCCTCTGACTGAAGAGCTGATGACCAAAATCACCAAGGAGGCTGAAGTGTTGAAAGAGCGTCTGGGCCAGGACCTGATCAGCGTGAGAGACCAACTGGAGCCCTATGCTGACAACCTCAAGAGCCAGATCCAGCAGAGAGTGGAGGAGCTCAGGACGGCCATGGCTCCATATGCTGACTCCCTGGATTCTGAGACCCTGAAGGCCACTCTGCTCCAGAAGAGCGAGGAGCTGAGAGGAAACCTGGAGCAGAGCGTGAAGGACCTGCAGGCTCAGATGGAGCCCTACACTGCTGAGATCAAGGAGAAAGTGGATCAACATCTGCAGGAGTTCCAGAAGACCGTGACCCCCCTGACTGAGGACCTGCAGGCCCAGATTAGAGAGAAAGCCCAGATGGTCCATCAGAGTCTCACACCCTACGCTGAAGACCTGAAGGGAAAGCTGGATCCCTACGCACAGGACCTGCAGGCCCAGCTCACCTCCCTGTACGAATCCTTCGTCAAGAGAAATTAG
- the LOC109111736 gene encoding apolipoprotein A-I has product MKLYLVLAFVAFTGCQANLFYADEPKPQLEQLTDAFWSYVAQATRTAEDTLKMIRESQLGQEVNARLTQSADMASEYAVTLKKQMDPLTEELMTKITKEAEALRERLGQDLISVRDKLEPYVDNLKSQIQQRVEELRTAMAPYADSLDSETLKATLLQKSEELRGNLEQSVKELQAQMEPYTAEIKEKVDQHLQEFQKTVTPLTEDLQAQIRERAQMVHQSLTPYAEDLKEKLDPYAQDLKAQLTSLYESFIKRN; this is encoded by the exons ATGAAATTGTATCTGGTACTTGCCTTTGTGGCATTCACAG GCTGCCAAGCCAACCTGTTTTATGCTGATGAGCCCAAGCCACAGCTGGAGCAGCTGACCGATGCTTTCTGGAGCTATGTTGCCCAGGCCACACGCACCGCAGAGGACACTCTGAAAATGATCAGAGAATCTCAACTTGGTCAGGAAGTCAA TGCCAGACTGACCCAGAGTGCCGATATGGCCAGCGAATATGCCGTCACCCTCAAGAAACAGATGGATCCTCTGACTGAAGAGCTGATGACCAAAATCACCAAGGAGGCTGAAGCACTGAGAGAGCGTCTGGGCCAGGACCTGATCAGcgtgagagacaaactggagccTTATGTTGACAACCTCAAGAGCCAGATCCAGCAGAGAGTGGAGGAGCTCAGGACGGCCATGGCTCCATATGCTGACTCCCTGGATTCTGAGACCCTGAAGGCCACTCTGCTCCAGAAAAGCGAGGAGCTGAGAGGAAACCTGGAGCAGAGCGTGAAGGAGCTGCAGGCTCAGATGGAGCCCTACACTGCTGAGATCAAGGAGAAAGTGGATCAACATCTGCAGGAGTTCCAGAAGACCGTGACCCCACTGACTGAGGACCTGCAGGCCCAGATTAGAGAGAGAGCCCAGATGGTCCATCAGAGTCTCACACCCTACGCTGAAGACCTGAAGGAAAAGCTGGATCCCTACGCACAGGACCTGAAGGCCCAACTCACCTCCCTGTACGAATCCTTCATCAAGAGAAATTAG
- the LOC109057783 gene encoding trypsin-2-like gives MRSLMFLVHLGAVFALVIDKIVGGYECDPYSQPWQVSLNSGYHFCSGSLVSEYWVVSAAHCYKSRVEVRLAEHNFVVNEGPEQFISSQKVIRHPGYDSWTLDNDIMLIKLSKPATLNQYVHPVALPSGCAAAGTMCRVSGWGINMSSTASTLQCLEILILSDLDCNIYYPFINTNTMFCARYLEGGNYSCQVDSGGPVVCNGELQGIMSWGYGCAEKNLCVCVYGKVCAFSQWITNTMNNN, from the exons ATGAGGTCTTTGATGTTCCTGGTGCACCTTGGAGCCGTCT TTGCTCTGGTGATTGACAAGATTGTTGGTGGATATGAGTGCGATCCCTACTCCCAGCCCTGGCAGGTGTCTCTGAACTCTGGCTACCACTTCTGCAGTGGCTCTCTGGTCAGTGAATACTGGGttgtgtctgctgctcactgctaCAAGTC ACGTGTGGAGGTCCGTTTGGCCGAGCACAACTTCGTAGTTAATGAGGGACCTGAGCAGTTCATCTCCTCCCAGAAGGTCATCCGCCACCCTGGCTATGACTCTTGGACCCTTGACAATGACATCATGCTGATCAAGCTTAGCAAGCCCGCTACCCTCAACCAGTACGTGCACCCTGTGGCCCTGCCCAGTGGCTGTGCCGCCGCTGGCACAATGTGCAGAGTCTCTGGCTGGGGAATCAACATGAGTTCCA CTGCCAGCACGCTTCAGTGCCTAGAGATCCTCATCCTGTCTGACCTCGACTGCAACATCTACTACCCTTTTATAAACACCAATACCATGTTCTGCGCTAGATACCTGGAGGGAGGAAATTACTCTTGTCAG GTTGACTCTGGTGGCCCTGTGGTGTGCAATGGTGAACTGCAGGGTATTATGTCCTGGGGTTATGGCTGTGCTGAGAAgaatctatgtgtgtgtgtctatggcAAG GTCTGCGCGTTTAGCCAATGGATCACCAACACTATGAATAACAACTAA